The Mucilaginibacter yixingensis genome window below encodes:
- a CDS encoding efflux RND transporter periplasmic adaptor subunit, producing MKTRYIAFTVIGLIVAFLLYNKLWGAKAKESAAIAAKSGKGKGGKKTGPVSVNIMVVKDTAVNNNIDITGSIDANERVNLISETAGNITGIYFNEGSSVKKGQLLVKVYNLDLVASLKQTQYQVSLAKENEYRNRILLEKEAISKQEYDTSLTSLNSLQAQAELIKAQIAKTEIRAPFSGTIGLRNVSPGGYLSPSTSIATLVNIDPAKVTFSVPERYLPLIKPGSKVKFTIASSRDNFEATVYALEPAIDVTSRSITVRAKAPNPKNLLTAGAFAKINLTLDQIPKTIMVPTECVTPDLKSSKVWLLKKGIATPAYVTTDMRTDTKLQVVSGLKPGDSLVVSAIIQMRPKIHLKVNKVIK from the coding sequence ATGAAAACCAGGTATATTGCATTTACTGTTATAGGCTTAATAGTAGCCTTTTTATTGTATAATAAGCTGTGGGGCGCCAAGGCCAAAGAGTCGGCCGCCATTGCTGCAAAAAGCGGCAAGGGTAAAGGCGGCAAAAAAACAGGTCCGGTATCGGTAAATATCATGGTAGTGAAAGATACTGCCGTGAACAATAACATCGATATCACCGGTTCTATTGATGCCAACGAGCGCGTAAACCTCATTAGCGAAACCGCCGGTAACATTACCGGTATTTATTTTAACGAGGGCAGCAGCGTTAAAAAAGGACAGTTGCTGGTCAAGGTTTACAATCTTGACCTGGTGGCATCGCTTAAACAAACCCAGTACCAGGTATCACTGGCAAAAGAGAACGAGTATCGTAACCGTATCCTGCTGGAAAAAGAAGCCATCAGCAAGCAGGAGTATGACACCTCGCTCACGTCACTGAACTCTTTGCAGGCCCAGGCCGAGCTGATCAAAGCACAGATTGCCAAAACAGAGATCCGCGCGCCATTCTCGGGTACCATCGGTTTACGTAATGTAAGTCCGGGTGGATACCTGTCGCCGTCTACGTCTATCGCAACGCTGGTTAATATTGATCCGGCCAAGGTGACTTTCTCTGTACCTGAGCGTTACCTGCCATTAATTAAGCCGGGCAGCAAAGTGAAATTTACCATTGCCAGCTCGCGCGATAATTTTGAGGCTACTGTTTATGCGCTTGAGCCGGCTATTGATGTCACGTCGCGCAGCATAACGGTTAGGGCAAAAGCACCTAACCCTAAAAATCTGTTAACTGCCGGTGCTTTTGCCAAAATCAACCTGACGCTGGATCAGATCCCGAAAACCATTATGGTGCCAACGGAGTGTGTTACGCCAGATTTAAAAAGCAGCAAAGTTTGGTTGCTTAAAAAAGGCATAGCCACTCCGGCATACGTAACTACGGATATGCGTACCGATACCAAGCTGCAGGTAGTAAGCGGCCTGAAACCTGGCGATAGCCTGGTGGTATCGGCTATTATACAGATGCGTCCGAAGATTCATCTGAAAGTGAATAAAGTAATTAAATAG
- a CDS encoding MarR family winged helix-turn-helix transcriptional regulator, protein MEVTEPISRKLIHVAKVYLNVLSKRVEHLGINRYWYVLSLIHANNGKLTQKALGDKLGKDKSAMVSIIDFLTDRGYVYREVNPNDRREHFLKVTAKAEAAVPEIVAAFNSINNTVAKEVTAEEMETFFKVLFKMEENLKPYANKELNIKLNLNK, encoded by the coding sequence ATGGAAGTTACGGAACCTATTTCGCGTAAATTGATACATGTAGCTAAAGTGTACTTGAATGTGCTCTCAAAAAGGGTTGAGCATCTGGGTATTAACCGCTATTGGTATGTGCTGTCGCTTATTCATGCCAACAACGGCAAGCTCACCCAGAAAGCACTGGGCGACAAGCTGGGCAAGGATAAATCGGCCATGGTAAGTATCATTGATTTTTTGACAGACCGCGGCTATGTATACCGTGAGGTAAACCCGAACGACAGGCGCGAACACTTTTTAAAAGTGACCGCCAAAGCCGAAGCCGCCGTGCCCGAAATTGTGGCCGCATTTAATTCCATTAACAACACCGTGGCCAAAGAAGTGACCGCCGAAGAAATGGAAACCTTTTTCAAGGTATTGTTTAAAATGGAAGAGAATTTGAAACCATACGCAAATAAAGAACTCAACATAAAGCTAAACCTCAACAAGTAG
- the crtD gene encoding 1-hydroxycarotenoid 3,4-desaturase CrtD: MAQKSAVVIGAGVAGIAVAIRLAVKGYAVHVFEANNYPGGKLSEFTKDGFRFDAGPSLFTMPQYVDELFRLAGKNPQDYFSYQKLDTVCHYFYPDGTRIKSTSDADLLAAEIQTQTGEPAGHVSQYLQNSKRIYGITNHVFLEQSLHRLRTYLSFKTLKSVLQLFQIDAMRTMHRANQSFFRDKRLVQYFDRYATYNGSNPYQAPATLNVIPHLEQHLGAYFPEGGMYSITQKLVELATSLSVKINYNAPVEEILLRDNRATGIKVNGEVIEANIVVSNMDVYPTYKKLLGKRPDLHPQKTLRQERSSSALIFYWGILSRFDDLHLHNIFFSGDYKAEFNAIWKEQTISNDPTVYINISSKLQPGDAPDGCENWFVMINVPANNGQDWDALVNTSRRNVIKKLSSMLGTDIAPLIVSESVLDPRNIEQRTSSYKGSIYGSSSNSQLAAFLRHANRQSKVKNLYFCGGSVHPGGGIPLALLSAKIVADWV; this comes from the coding sequence TTGGCGCAAAAGAGTGCAGTTGTTATTGGCGCCGGTGTTGCCGGTATTGCCGTGGCCATCAGGCTGGCGGTGAAGGGTTATGCGGTGCATGTTTTTGAGGCCAACAATTACCCTGGCGGTAAGCTTTCTGAATTTACCAAAGACGGTTTTAGGTTTGATGCCGGCCCCAGCCTATTTACCATGCCGCAATATGTAGATGAACTCTTCAGGCTGGCCGGAAAAAATCCCCAAGATTATTTCTCCTACCAAAAGCTTGACACCGTTTGCCATTATTTTTATCCGGACGGCACGCGCATCAAATCAACAAGTGATGCAGATCTGCTGGCGGCCGAAATCCAAACCCAAACCGGCGAGCCTGCCGGGCACGTAAGCCAATATCTCCAAAACAGTAAAAGGATTTACGGTATTACCAATCATGTTTTCCTGGAGCAATCGCTGCACAGGTTGCGCACTTATTTGAGTTTTAAAACACTAAAATCGGTGCTGCAACTGTTTCAGATTGATGCCATGCGCACCATGCACCGGGCTAACCAAAGCTTTTTTAGAGATAAGCGTTTGGTGCAATATTTTGATCGGTATGCCACTTACAATGGTTCTAACCCCTATCAAGCCCCGGCTACGCTCAACGTAATTCCGCACCTGGAACAGCATTTGGGCGCTTATTTCCCTGAGGGCGGCATGTATAGCATTACGCAGAAACTGGTGGAGCTGGCCACGTCATTAAGTGTTAAAATAAATTATAACGCCCCCGTTGAAGAGATTTTGCTGCGCGATAATCGCGCCACCGGCATAAAGGTGAATGGCGAAGTTATTGAAGCCAATATAGTGGTATCTAATATGGATGTTTACCCTACCTATAAAAAGCTGCTGGGCAAACGCCCCGATCTGCATCCGCAGAAAACATTACGGCAAGAGCGCAGCAGTTCGGCGCTGATTTTCTACTGGGGTATTTTATCACGTTTTGACGACCTGCACCTGCACAACATCTTTTTCAGTGGCGATTACAAGGCCGAGTTCAACGCCATTTGGAAGGAGCAAACCATTAGCAATGACCCAACGGTTTATATCAACATCAGCTCAAAGCTGCAACCGGGTGATGCCCCCGATGGTTGCGAGAATTGGTTTGTAATGATTAACGTACCAGCCAACAACGGGCAGGATTGGGATGCGTTAGTTAACACATCACGCAGGAATGTGATAAAAAAACTTTCGTCAATGCTGGGCACGGACATCGCCCCGCTCATCGTCAGCGAGAGCGTGCTTGATCCACGCAATATTGAGCAGCGCACATCATCCTATAAAGGTTCTATTTATGGCAGCAGCTCCAACAGCCAGCTGGCAGCATTTCTGCGGCACGCCAACCGGCAGTCAAAAGTAAAAAACCTGTATTTCTGCGGGGGCAGTGTGCATCCGGGTGGCGGGATTCCGCTGGCTTTGCTATCGGCAAAGATTGTGGCAGATTGGGTTTAA